One segment of Micromonospora parathelypteridis DNA contains the following:
- a CDS encoding branched-chain amino acid ABC transporter permease, which yields MIDKIRSADRRRVGMLTSVGDRWRALTKWQQALGLAAFVAFLYYLPLLGIPGLTWLRTDSIEGGNNWAGVLFVCAIYVLVAIGLNVVVGLAGLLDLGYIGFFAIGAYSVALFGSVNSPVVKWIQQEFNLPPTWAVTWAICLFIAIVLTMISGVLLGWPTLRLRGDYLAIVTLGFGEIIRIVARNATGLTNGPVGISAIPGPEGAPSADNKVFGLIDAKPWYWLAITFVLIMVFLVRRLEHSRVGRAWLAVREDEDAAAVMGVYPFKFKLWAFAIGAALGGLSGFLFGSRNAFIDPTQFNANLSILFVAMVVVGGSGNMIGVSLGAVLLAYLPERFRDFADYRWLVFGLAMVLVMILRPQGLVPSRRRARELKDRAAEAEEAPAHV from the coding sequence ATGATCGACAAGATTCGCTCCGCAGACCGTCGCCGGGTCGGCATGCTGACCTCGGTCGGCGACCGCTGGCGTGCGCTGACGAAGTGGCAGCAGGCGCTCGGCCTGGCCGCGTTCGTGGCGTTCCTCTACTACCTGCCGCTGCTCGGCATTCCGGGCCTGACCTGGTTGCGTACCGACTCGATCGAGGGCGGCAACAACTGGGCGGGTGTGCTCTTCGTCTGCGCCATCTACGTGCTGGTCGCGATCGGCCTGAACGTGGTGGTCGGCCTCGCCGGCCTGCTCGACCTGGGCTACATCGGCTTCTTCGCCATCGGCGCGTACAGCGTGGCGCTGTTCGGCTCGGTGAACTCGCCGGTGGTCAAGTGGATCCAGCAGGAGTTCAACCTGCCGCCGACCTGGGCGGTGACCTGGGCGATCTGCCTGTTCATCGCGATCGTGCTGACGATGATCTCCGGGGTGCTGCTGGGCTGGCCGACGCTGCGGTTGCGCGGTGACTACCTGGCCATCGTGACGCTGGGCTTCGGCGAGATCATCCGGATCGTGGCCCGTAACGCCACCGGGCTGACCAACGGCCCGGTGGGCATCTCGGCCATCCCCGGTCCGGAGGGCGCGCCGTCGGCGGACAACAAGGTCTTCGGTCTGATCGACGCGAAGCCCTGGTACTGGTTGGCGATCACCTTCGTGCTGATCATGGTGTTCCTGGTGCGTCGGCTGGAGCACAGCCGGGTCGGCCGGGCATGGTTGGCCGTGCGCGAGGACGAGGACGCCGCCGCGGTGATGGGCGTGTACCCGTTCAAGTTCAAGCTCTGGGCGTTCGCCATCGGTGCGGCGCTCGGCGGCCTGTCCGGCTTCCTGTTCGGCAGCCGGAACGCGTTCATCGACCCGACCCAGTTCAACGCGAACCTGTCCATCCTGTTCGTCGCCATGGTCGTGGTGGGTGGCTCCGGCAACATGATCGGCGTCTCGCTCGGCGCGGTGCTGCTGGCGTACCTGCCGGAGCGGTTCCGCGACTTCGCCGACTACCGGTGGTTGGTCTTCGGCCTGGCCATGGTCCTGGTGATGATCCTGCGTCCGCAGGGCCTCGTCCCGAGCCGGCGGCGTGCCCGCGAGTTGAAGGACCGCGCGGCCGAGGCAGAGGAGGCGCCCGCTCATGTCTGA
- a CDS encoding DUF2945 domain-containing protein → MAEQSFHKGDHVSWSAHGSRAYGVVQETITERTRIRGRAVNAAPDDPQYRVRSDGTGRDVAHRPEALRHEQS, encoded by the coding sequence ATGGCCGAACAGAGTTTCCACAAGGGCGACCATGTCTCCTGGTCGGCCCACGGCAGCCGCGCGTACGGCGTGGTGCAGGAGACGATCACCGAGCGGACGCGGATCCGCGGGCGGGCAGTGAACGCGGCGCCCGACGACCCGCAGTACCGGGTCCGCAGTGACGGAACGGGCCGCGACGTGGCCCACCGCCCCGAGGCGCTGCGTCATGAGCAGAGCTGA
- the polA gene encoding DNA polymerase I, with protein MTATTPRLLLVDGHSMAYRAFFALPVENFSTTTGQPTNAVYGFTSMLINVLRDEQPTHIVVAFDVSRRSFRTEKYSEYKAGRSETPTDFKGQVSLVKEVLAALQIPVVEKEGFEADDVIATLACQARDQGMSVLISSGDRDAFQLVDDQITVLYPRKGVSDLARMDPAAIEAKYGVTPQQYRDLAALVGETSDNLPGIPGVGPKTAAKWITTYGGVEGVIARADEIKGKAGDSLRERLADVIRNYEINRLVSDLELPLRPEDTRWAGWDREAVHQVFDTLEFRILRDRLYQYLEAVEPEAESGFDLAGEMLTEPGALAGWLGTHAPTGTPVGLAVKLDTGPNRRHTASITGLALATAGGAAAWVDPARLDPTDDGALAAWLADAQRPKVLHDSKPAVLACAAHGWQLAGIVRDTQIAAYLARPDQRSYDLTDLALRYLHRELRVDVPESGQLTLDGLGDEGVAEQNLMLQARATLDLADAIDAELSRDGEQSARLMAGVELPLMRVLAGMESIGIAADTHYLSELEAHFAAEVKAAAQGAYEAVGREFNLGSPKQLQEILFTELGLPKTKKIKTGYTTDADALQWLYAQQPHPVLAHLLRHRDVAKLKSTVDGLLKSVSDDGRIHTTFNQTVAATGRLSSTEPNLQNIPIRTEEGRRIRRAFVVGEGYECLLTADYSQIEMRIMAHLSSDDALIEAFNSGADFHAATASSVFGVPLDEVTPDQRRKIKAMNYGLAYGLSAFGLSQQLSIGTDEARGLMENYFAGFGGVRDYLQQVVARARQDGYTSTILGRRRYLPDLVSDNRQRRDIAERMALNAPIQGSAADIIKVAMLHVDTALGEAGMRSRMLLQVHDELVFEVAPGEREALEALVRREMGEAYPLSVPLSVSVGDGHDWNSADH; from the coding sequence GTGACAGCTACGACACCGCGCCTGCTCCTCGTCGACGGACATTCCATGGCATACCGGGCCTTCTTCGCCCTGCCGGTGGAAAACTTCTCCACCACGACGGGGCAGCCGACCAACGCGGTCTACGGCTTCACCTCGATGCTGATCAACGTGTTGCGGGATGAGCAGCCCACCCACATCGTGGTGGCCTTCGACGTCTCCCGCCGTTCCTTCCGCACGGAGAAATACTCGGAGTACAAGGCCGGCCGCAGCGAGACTCCGACCGACTTCAAGGGCCAGGTCAGCCTGGTCAAGGAGGTCCTGGCCGCGCTGCAGATCCCGGTGGTCGAGAAGGAGGGCTTCGAGGCCGACGACGTCATCGCGACGCTCGCCTGCCAGGCCCGCGACCAGGGCATGTCGGTGCTGATCAGCAGCGGTGACCGGGACGCGTTCCAGTTGGTCGACGATCAGATCACCGTCCTCTACCCGCGCAAGGGTGTCTCCGACCTGGCCCGGATGGACCCTGCCGCGATCGAGGCGAAGTACGGCGTCACCCCACAGCAGTACCGGGACCTGGCCGCGCTGGTCGGCGAGACCAGCGACAACCTGCCCGGCATCCCGGGCGTCGGCCCGAAGACCGCCGCCAAATGGATCACCACGTACGGCGGGGTGGAGGGCGTGATCGCCCGGGCCGACGAGATCAAGGGCAAGGCCGGCGACAGCCTGCGGGAGCGGCTCGCCGACGTGATCCGCAACTACGAGATCAACCGCCTCGTCTCCGATCTGGAGCTGCCGCTGCGCCCGGAGGACACCCGCTGGGCCGGTTGGGACCGCGAGGCGGTGCACCAGGTCTTCGACACGCTGGAGTTCCGCATCCTGCGGGACCGCCTCTACCAATACCTGGAGGCGGTCGAGCCGGAGGCCGAGTCCGGCTTCGACCTCGCCGGCGAGATGCTCACCGAGCCCGGCGCGCTGGCCGGCTGGCTGGGCACCCACGCCCCGACCGGCACCCCGGTCGGGTTGGCGGTCAAGCTCGACACCGGCCCCAACCGCCGGCACACCGCCTCGATCACCGGTCTGGCGCTGGCCACCGCCGGCGGCGCGGCGGCCTGGGTCGACCCGGCGCGGCTCGACCCGACCGACGACGGCGCCCTGGCCGCCTGGTTGGCCGACGCGCAGCGGCCCAAGGTGCTGCACGACAGCAAGCCGGCCGTGCTGGCCTGCGCCGCGCACGGTTGGCAGCTCGCCGGCATCGTCCGCGACACCCAGATCGCCGCGTACCTGGCCCGTCCCGATCAGCGGTCCTACGACCTGACCGACCTGGCGCTGCGCTACCTGCACCGGGAGTTGCGGGTGGACGTCCCGGAGTCCGGCCAGCTCACCCTCGACGGGCTCGGTGACGAGGGCGTCGCCGAGCAGAACCTGATGCTCCAGGCCCGGGCCACTCTCGACCTTGCTGACGCGATCGACGCCGAGTTGTCCCGCGACGGCGAGCAGTCCGCCCGGCTGATGGCCGGGGTGGAGCTGCCGTTGATGCGGGTGCTGGCCGGCATGGAGAGCATCGGCATCGCCGCCGACACGCACTATCTGTCCGAGTTGGAGGCGCATTTCGCCGCCGAGGTGAAGGCCGCCGCGCAGGGCGCGTACGAGGCGGTGGGTCGGGAGTTCAACCTCGGCTCGCCCAAGCAGTTGCAGGAGATCCTCTTCACCGAGCTGGGCCTGCCGAAGACCAAGAAGATCAAGACGGGCTACACCACCGACGCCGACGCGCTGCAGTGGCTCTACGCGCAGCAGCCGCACCCGGTGCTGGCCCACCTGCTGCGCCACCGGGACGTGGCCAAGCTCAAGTCGACAGTCGACGGGCTGCTCAAGTCGGTCTCCGACGACGGCCGGATCCACACCACCTTCAACCAGACGGTGGCGGCCACCGGGCGGCTCTCCTCCACCGAGCCCAACCTGCAGAACATCCCCATCCGCACCGAGGAGGGCCGGCGGATCCGCCGTGCCTTCGTGGTGGGCGAGGGTTACGAGTGCCTGCTCACCGCCGACTACAGCCAGATCGAAATGCGGATCATGGCTCACCTGTCCTCGGACGACGCGCTGATCGAGGCGTTCAACTCCGGGGCCGACTTCCACGCCGCCACCGCGTCGTCGGTCTTCGGGGTGCCGCTCGACGAGGTCACCCCCGACCAGCGCCGCAAGATCAAGGCCATGAACTACGGCCTGGCGTACGGGCTGAGCGCGTTCGGCCTGTCCCAGCAGCTCAGCATCGGCACCGACGAGGCGCGCGGGCTGATGGAGAACTACTTCGCCGGTTTCGGCGGGGTGCGCGACTACCTGCAGCAGGTGGTCGCCCGGGCACGCCAGGACGGCTACACCTCCACCATCCTGGGTCGCCGCCGCTACCTGCCCGACCTGGTCAGCGACAACCGGCAGCGCCGCGACATCGCCGAGCGGATGGCGCTCAACGCCCCGATCCAGGGCTCCGCGGCCGACATCATCAAGGTGGCGATGCTGCACGTCGACACCGCGCTCGGCGAGGCCGGGATGCGCTCGCGGATGCTGCTGCAGGTGCACGACGAGTTGGTCTTCGAGGTCGCTCCCGGTGAGCGGGAGGCGTTGGAGGCGCTGGTCCGGCGGGAGATGGGCGAGGCGTACCCGCTGTCGGTGCCGTTGTCGGTGTCGGTCGGCGACGGGCACGACTGGAACAGCGCTGATCACTGA
- a CDS encoding NAD-dependent epimerase/dehydratase family protein has protein sequence MRVVIFGATGMVGQGVLRECLLAEDVREVVTVGRRPTGGQDPKLRELTVADVGELDAVRAELTGVDACFYCLGVSSLGLSEAAYTRVSYDYPLAAARLLAEVSPQVTFVYVSGQGTDSSGEGRVMWARVKGRAENAIIDLLPNGYAARPGVIQPRHGVVSRTRWYRIGYAITRPLFPVLRRLLPNQITTTDGIGLAMLRVARQGSPSRVLGNRELR, from the coding sequence ATGCGGGTGGTCATTTTCGGTGCGACCGGCATGGTCGGCCAGGGCGTGCTGCGGGAGTGCCTGCTCGCCGAGGACGTGCGGGAAGTGGTGACGGTCGGCCGGAGGCCGACCGGTGGGCAGGATCCGAAGCTGCGTGAGCTGACGGTCGCGGACGTGGGCGAGTTGGACGCGGTGCGGGCCGAGTTGACCGGCGTGGACGCGTGTTTCTACTGCCTGGGCGTCTCTTCGTTGGGTTTGAGCGAGGCCGCGTACACCCGGGTCAGCTACGACTACCCGCTCGCGGCGGCGCGGCTGTTGGCGGAGGTGAGCCCGCAGGTCACGTTCGTCTACGTTTCCGGTCAGGGGACCGATTCCTCAGGCGAGGGTCGGGTGATGTGGGCCCGGGTCAAGGGTCGTGCCGAGAACGCGATCATCGACCTGCTGCCCAACGGCTACGCGGCGCGGCCCGGCGTCATCCAGCCGAGGCACGGGGTGGTGTCGAGGACCCGTTGGTATCGGATCGGGTACGCGATCACCCGTCCGCTTTTCCCGGTGTTGCGCCGGTTGCTGCCGAATCAGATCACCACGACCGACGGGATCGGCCTGGCGATGCTGCGGGTGGCCCGGCAGGGTTCGCCCAGCCGGGTGCTGGGCAATCGCGAGCTGCGCTGA
- a CDS encoding branched-chain amino acid ABC transporter permease produces MHFDELIGHLGQHTVDGLSKGAIYALIALGYTLVYGVLRLINFAHSEVFMVGTFAVLILWTQLGVQNNPPVGQAILFLVLGLVVAAAASGGTALALERIAYRPLRRKNAPPLIFLITAIGLSLVFVELFGQVLPKLLGGVLPEAFGRPRQIVGMPTIIQQETLFTIGNTAITNIQLIVFVAAVAMMAVLDWFINRTRYGRGVRAVAQNPETAALMGVNQERVIMLIFVLGGIMAGAAALLWSMRFGFTQNSIGFVLGLKAFTAAVLGGIGNLRGALLGGLFLGIVEVYGATLFASNWEDVIAFVVLIVVLMFRPTGLLGESLGRARA; encoded by the coding sequence GTGCATTTTGATGAACTGATCGGCCATCTCGGCCAGCACACGGTCGATGGCCTGTCCAAGGGCGCCATCTACGCCCTGATCGCCCTTGGCTACACCCTCGTCTACGGCGTCCTGCGCCTGATCAACTTTGCGCACTCCGAGGTTTTCATGGTCGGTACCTTCGCGGTGCTGATCCTGTGGACCCAGCTCGGCGTGCAAAATAACCCGCCTGTCGGCCAGGCGATCCTGTTCCTCGTGCTTGGTCTGGTCGTCGCGGCGGCAGCCTCGGGCGGTACGGCCCTGGCGCTCGAGCGGATCGCGTACCGACCGTTGCGCCGTAAGAACGCGCCGCCGCTGATCTTCCTGATCACCGCGATCGGTCTGTCGCTGGTCTTCGTGGAGCTCTTCGGGCAGGTGCTGCCCAAGCTGCTCGGTGGCGTGTTGCCGGAGGCGTTCGGCCGGCCCCGGCAGATCGTCGGTATGCCGACGATCATTCAGCAGGAGACGCTCTTCACCATCGGCAACACGGCGATCACCAACATTCAGCTGATCGTCTTCGTCGCGGCCGTCGCGATGATGGCGGTGCTGGACTGGTTCATCAACCGCACCCGGTACGGCCGGGGCGTGCGGGCGGTGGCCCAGAACCCGGAGACCGCCGCGCTGATGGGCGTCAACCAGGAGCGCGTGATCATGCTGATCTTCGTGCTGGGTGGCATCATGGCCGGCGCCGCCGCGCTGTTGTGGAGCATGCGGTTCGGCTTCACCCAGAACAGCATCGGCTTCGTGCTCGGTCTGAAGGCGTTCACCGCCGCGGTGCTCGGCGGCATCGGCAACCTGCGCGGCGCACTGCTGGGTGGTCTCTTCCTCGGCATCGTCGAGGTCTACGGCGCCACGCTCTTCGCGTCCAACTGGGAGGACGTCATCGCCTTCGTGGTGCTGATCGTGGTGCTGATGTTCCGACCCACCGGCCTGTTGGGTGAGTCGCTCGGGAGGGCCCGCGCATGA
- a CDS encoding ANTAR domain-containing response regulator, producing the protein MAEMPTDAERRRVLIAEDEALIRLDLAEMLVEEGYEVVGEAGDGETAVRLAEELKPDLVILDIKMPIMDGLAAAERIAGARIAPVIILTAFSQRDLVERARAAGAMAYLVKPFQKSDLVPAVEIALSRYSEVAALEAEVASLTDRLEIRKAVERAKGALMTTYGMTEPQAFKWIQRTAMDHRMTMKEVAERILAETAGGEVSQQPTV; encoded by the coding sequence GTGGCTGAGATGCCGACGGATGCCGAGCGCAGGCGCGTACTGATCGCCGAGGACGAGGCGCTGATCCGGCTGGACCTCGCCGAGATGCTGGTCGAAGAGGGTTACGAGGTTGTGGGGGAGGCCGGTGACGGTGAGACCGCCGTCCGCCTGGCCGAGGAGTTGAAGCCCGACCTGGTCATCCTCGACATCAAGATGCCGATCATGGATGGGCTGGCTGCCGCCGAGCGCATCGCCGGCGCCCGGATCGCCCCGGTGATCATCCTGACCGCGTTCAGCCAGCGTGACCTGGTGGAGCGGGCGCGGGCGGCGGGCGCGATGGCGTACCTCGTGAAGCCTTTCCAGAAGAGCGACCTGGTCCCGGCGGTGGAGATCGCGCTGTCGCGTTACTCGGAGGTCGCCGCCCTGGAGGCCGAGGTCGCGAGCCTGACCGACCGCCTGGAGATCCGCAAGGCCGTCGAGCGCGCGAAGGGCGCGCTGATGACCACGTACGGGATGACCGAGCCGCAGGCGTTCAAGTGGATCCAGCGCACGGCGATGGATCACCGGATGACCATGAAAGAGGTCGCCGAGCGGATCCTCGCGGAGACCGCTGGCGGCGAGGTGTCGCAGCAGCCGACCGTCTGA
- a CDS encoding branched-chain amino acid ABC transporter substrate-binding protein, which yields MRRSYVRALGTVALAATLVVAAGCQDSGGGDSNTASGDCGGKIAIFGAFTGDNAGLVIPSLNGAKLAVKQFNAANPNCKVTMQEFDTQGDPAVATPFANQIAGDNSFLGVIGGHFSGESDATMPIYQAAGLAMVSPSATRTDLTQKGNTSFYRVVGNDGTQAGAVASYLKTQNAQKVFLVDDASAYGAGITDELGKQLGPLVVNKDKIQERQAQFDATISKIKSAQADFVFYGGYTREAAPLVKQMRAAGVQAKFVGPDGLYDPAFPAGASGGAEGAIITCPCLPADKAGGTFSADYQKEYGIAPGSYGAEGFDGATIYLDAFKAGKKSRADILAFVKSYDKQGVSKYIKFDAKGDVDPTKVVIWAYQIKGTAIEALQELKLS from the coding sequence GTGAGGCGAAGCTATGTACGGGCGCTGGGTACCGTTGCGCTCGCCGCGACCCTGGTGGTCGCGGCAGGTTGCCAGGATTCCGGTGGCGGCGACAGCAACACCGCGTCCGGTGACTGCGGTGGCAAGATCGCGATCTTCGGCGCGTTCACTGGCGACAACGCGGGTCTGGTGATCCCGTCGCTGAATGGCGCCAAGCTCGCCGTGAAGCAGTTCAACGCGGCGAACCCGAACTGCAAGGTCACCATGCAGGAGTTCGACACTCAGGGTGACCCTGCTGTGGCGACCCCGTTCGCGAACCAGATCGCGGGGGACAACTCGTTCCTCGGTGTCATCGGTGGTCACTTCTCCGGTGAGTCGGACGCGACGATGCCGATCTACCAGGCCGCGGGCCTGGCGATGGTCAGCCCGTCGGCGACCCGGACCGACCTGACCCAGAAGGGCAACACGTCCTTCTACCGGGTCGTCGGCAACGACGGCACGCAGGCCGGCGCGGTGGCGAGCTACCTGAAGACGCAGAACGCGCAGAAGGTCTTCCTGGTCGACGACGCCAGCGCCTACGGCGCCGGCATCACCGACGAGCTGGGCAAGCAGCTCGGCCCGCTGGTCGTGAACAAGGACAAGATCCAGGAGCGGCAGGCGCAGTTCGACGCCACCATCTCCAAGATCAAGTCGGCGCAGGCGGACTTCGTCTTCTACGGCGGCTACACCCGTGAGGCCGCTCCGCTGGTCAAGCAGATGCGTGCCGCTGGTGTCCAGGCCAAGTTCGTCGGCCCGGACGGTCTCTACGACCCGGCGTTCCCGGCGGGTGCCTCCGGCGGTGCCGAGGGCGCGATCATCACCTGCCCGTGCCTCCCGGCTGACAAGGCCGGCGGCACCTTCTCGGCCGACTACCAGAAGGAGTACGGCATCGCGCCGGGCTCCTACGGTGCGGAAGGCTTCGACGGCGCGACGATCTACCTGGACGCCTTCAAGGCTGGCAAGAAGAGCCGGGCGGACATCCTGGCGTTCGTGAAGTCGTACGACAAGCAGGGCGTGTCGAAGTACATCAAGTTCGACGCCAAGGGTGACGTTGACCCGACGAAGGTCGTCATCTGGGCCTACCAGATCAAGGGCACTGCTATCGAGGCGCTGCAGGAGCTCAAGCTCAGCTGA
- a CDS encoding ABC transporter ATP-binding protein, translating to MSDQTTRTATPKIPTQPGPRSVLLEVDDVTLRFGGVVALDKINFQIYEGEILGLIGPNGAGKTTSFNVMTGVYKPTSGAVRFRGQKVTGRKPHQISQLGISRTFQNIRLFPEMTALENVMVGTDSRHKTSVPGALFRLYRVRPKPEELPQVTAASGIVRTWQQVRLSAAKIFGLSRHILEERAAESKALELLRFVGIADRANDEARNLPYGYQRRLEIARALATEPKLICLDEPAAGFNPAEKEELLTLIRKIRDMGLTVLLIEHDMRLVMGVTDRIVVLEFGRKIAEGAPAEVSRDPKVIAAYLGEPADDAA from the coding sequence ATGTCTGACCAGACCACCCGCACCGCGACGCCGAAGATCCCGACTCAGCCGGGACCCCGGTCGGTGCTGCTCGAAGTCGACGACGTCACGCTCCGCTTCGGCGGCGTGGTCGCCCTCGACAAGATCAATTTCCAGATCTACGAGGGCGAGATCCTCGGCCTCATCGGGCCGAACGGTGCCGGCAAGACCACCAGCTTCAACGTGATGACCGGGGTCTACAAGCCGACCTCCGGGGCGGTCCGGTTCCGCGGCCAGAAGGTGACCGGCCGCAAGCCGCACCAGATCAGCCAGTTGGGCATCTCCCGCACGTTCCAGAACATCCGTCTCTTCCCGGAGATGACGGCGCTGGAGAACGTGATGGTCGGCACCGACTCGCGGCACAAGACGAGCGTGCCCGGGGCGCTGTTCCGGCTCTACCGGGTGCGGCCGAAGCCGGAGGAACTGCCGCAGGTCACCGCCGCGTCCGGAATCGTCCGGACCTGGCAGCAGGTGCGCCTGTCGGCCGCGAAGATCTTCGGCCTGTCCCGGCACATCCTGGAGGAGCGGGCGGCCGAGTCCAAGGCGCTCGAGTTGCTGCGTTTCGTCGGAATCGCCGATCGGGCCAACGACGAGGCACGCAACCTGCCGTACGGCTACCAGCGCCGGTTGGAGATCGCCCGCGCGCTGGCCACCGAGCCGAAGCTGATCTGCCTGGACGAGCCGGCCGCCGGCTTCAACCCGGCGGAGAAGGAGGAGCTCCTCACCCTGATCCGCAAGATCCGTGACATGGGCCTGACCGTCCTGCTCATCGAGCACGACATGCGGCTGGTCATGGGAGTCACCGACCGGATCGTGGTGCTGGAGTTCGGCCGCAAGATCGCCGAGGGTGCGCCCGCGGAGGTCAGCCGCGATCCGAAGGTGATCGCCGCGTACCTGGGGGAGCCCGCCGATGACGCTGCTTGA
- a CDS encoding trans-sulfuration enzyme family protein, producing the protein MTSVDTRAVHAGRDDLRTLGVHVPPIDLSTTNPLPSVDEGGAAYEQLATGGTFPNEGGAVYQRLWNPTVARFETALAELEGTAQAVAFASGMAALTATLLAAARDDRRHVVAVRPLYGGTDHVLATGLLGTTVTWAHPDEIAAAIRPDTALVIVETPANPTLDLVDIAAVAAAAGDIPLLVDNTVATPVLQQPARHGATLVLHSATKSIGGHGDVLAGVVACDADWAVRLRQVRAVTGAILHPLGGYLLHRGLQTLPLRVRAQQATAEKLAGWLASHPAVHRVHHPSVHDPAALVGRQMAGPGSLLAFEVRGGAPAAAAVAGACRLITHAVSLGGVDTLIQHPASLTHRPVDGDAKPAAGLLRLSVGLEDPEDLRVDLAHALDTLT; encoded by the coding sequence ATGACATCGGTGGACACCCGGGCCGTACACGCCGGACGCGACGACCTGCGCACCCTCGGCGTGCACGTCCCACCCATCGACCTGTCCACCACCAACCCGCTGCCCTCCGTCGACGAGGGCGGCGCCGCGTACGAGCAGCTCGCCACCGGCGGCACGTTCCCCAACGAGGGCGGGGCCGTCTACCAGCGGCTCTGGAACCCCACCGTCGCCCGCTTCGAGACCGCCCTCGCCGAACTCGAGGGCACCGCCCAGGCCGTCGCCTTCGCCAGCGGAATGGCCGCTCTCACCGCCACCCTCCTCGCCGCCGCCCGCGACGACCGCCGGCACGTCGTCGCCGTCCGACCCCTCTACGGCGGGACCGACCACGTCCTCGCCACCGGCCTGCTCGGCACCACCGTGACCTGGGCGCACCCCGACGAGATCGCCGCCGCCATCCGCCCCGACACCGCGCTGGTCATCGTCGAGACGCCGGCCAACCCCACCCTCGACCTGGTCGACATCGCCGCTGTCGCCGCCGCGGCCGGCGACATCCCGCTGCTGGTCGACAACACCGTCGCCACCCCCGTACTGCAACAACCCGCCCGACACGGCGCCACCCTCGTCCTGCACAGCGCCACCAAGAGCATCGGCGGGCACGGCGACGTGCTCGCCGGCGTCGTCGCCTGCGACGCCGACTGGGCGGTGCGACTACGCCAGGTCCGCGCGGTCACCGGCGCGATCCTGCACCCACTCGGCGGCTACCTGCTGCACCGCGGCCTGCAGACCCTGCCACTGCGGGTCCGCGCCCAGCAGGCCACCGCCGAGAAGCTCGCCGGCTGGCTCGCCAGCCACCCCGCCGTACACCGGGTGCACCACCCCTCGGTGCACGACCCGGCGGCGCTGGTCGGCCGCCAGATGGCCGGACCCGGCAGCCTGCTCGCCTTCGAGGTACGCGGCGGCGCGCCCGCCGCGGCCGCCGTCGCCGGTGCTTGCCGACTCATCACGCACGCGGTGTCCCTCGGCGGCGTCGACACCCTGATCCAGCACCCCGCCTCGCTGACCCACCGACCCGTCGACGGCGACGCGAAACCCGCCGCCGGGCTGCTGCGCCTCTCGGTCGGCCTGGAGGACCCCGAGGACCTGCGCGTCGACCTCGCCCACGCGCTCGACACGCTCACCTGA
- a CDS encoding ABC transporter ATP-binding protein, translating into MTLLELENVAVAYGRIEALHGISLTVNEGEVVALIGANGAGKTTTMRAISGTRSLAGGKITFNGEDISKLRADLRVVRGLCQSPEGRQIFPGMTVMENLDMGAYTRRDSAGIASDLERVLTLFPRLAERRKQAGGTLSGGEQQMLAVGRALMSRPKLLLLDEPSMGLAPLVIRQIFDIITEINQQGTTILLVEQNAQQALSRAHRGYVLETGQIVKEGSGQDLLHDPSVKEAYLGVA; encoded by the coding sequence ATGACGCTGCTTGAGCTTGAGAACGTCGCCGTTGCCTACGGCCGGATCGAGGCGCTGCACGGAATCAGCCTCACCGTGAACGAGGGCGAGGTGGTGGCCCTGATCGGCGCGAACGGCGCCGGTAAGACCACCACCATGCGGGCCATCTCCGGCACCCGGTCGCTGGCCGGCGGGAAGATCACGTTCAACGGCGAGGACATCAGCAAGCTCCGGGCCGACCTGCGGGTGGTCCGGGGGCTGTGTCAGTCGCCGGAGGGACGGCAGATCTTCCCGGGCATGACGGTGATGGAGAACCTGGACATGGGGGCGTACACCCGGCGGGACTCCGCCGGCATCGCCTCCGACCTGGAGCGGGTGCTGACCCTCTTCCCGCGGCTGGCCGAGCGGCGCAAGCAGGCCGGTGGCACGCTCTCCGGCGGCGAGCAGCAGATGCTCGCGGTCGGCCGGGCACTGATGAGTCGACCGAAGCTCCTGCTGCTCGACGAGCCGTCGATGGGTCTGGCCCCGTTGGTGATCCGGCAGATCTTCGACATCATCACGGAGATCAACCAGCAGGGCACCACGATCCTGCTGGTGGAGCAGAACGCCCAGCAGGCGTTGTCGCGGGCGCACCGCGGCTACGTGCTGGAGACCGGTCAGATCGTGAAGGAGGGGTCCGGTCAGGACCTGCTGCACGATCCGTCGGTCAAGGAGGCGTACCTCGGCGTGGCCTGA